One Campylobacter concisus DNA window includes the following coding sequences:
- a CDS encoding NADH-ubiquinone oxidoreductase subunit E family protein has protein sequence MKRVDLRHLKGEFLSALGQQIKASEPGEVVIFLFEIGDFSGVTKAVNLAYNLNCEVMNSLKFNQVDWALTIKKGKI, from the coding sequence ATGAAAAGGGTCGATCTTAGGCATCTAAAGGGCGAGTTTTTGAGCGCTCTTGGCCAGCAGATAAAGGCTAGTGAGCCAGGCGAGGTGGTGATATTTTTGTTTGAGATAGGTGACTTTAGCGGTGTCACAAAGGCTGTAAATTTGGCTTATAACCTAAACTGCGAGGTGATGAACTCGCTTAAATTTAACCAAGTTGATTGGGCATTAACGATAAAAAAGGGCAAGATATGA